Proteins encoded within one genomic window of Triticum aestivum cultivar Chinese Spring chromosome 2D, IWGSC CS RefSeq v2.1, whole genome shotgun sequence:
- the LOC123055925 gene encoding uncharacterized protein, producing MGRREIMDPGSGGPKKILDPGSGKPMEIIGLGSGKLEDYPCVRQLRNRRLLTYLWLQGFDTAYDSVVHESDVQQMSRLHLRQLVVWGQWREAVKYINRFLPPADDRGVETRSLLLFLHTLWSLANVAACSAGGFVNDSVRRDLHFLTNLCCRNVKLNSILQYTLHSPQFTASLDWKLVREKASLIADDWALETPELRRMLQLPGGRGLAQDLLPIGPLRPRRHRRQQFLRPKPVAIAKGYLNRRRSLPSSSPLYGLPDNAISRVADPIGKTSL from the exons ATGGGGCGGAGGGAGATCATGGACCCCGGCAGCGGCGGGCCGAAGAAGATCCTGGACCCCGGCAGCGGCAAGCCGATGGAGATCATAGGCCTCGGCAGCGGCAAGCTCGAGGACTATCCCTGCGTGAGGCAGCTCCGTAACCGGCGGCTCCTCACCTACCTCTGGCTCCAGGGCTTCGACACCGCCTACGACAG CGTCGTGCATGAGTCGGATGTGCAGCAGATGAGCAGGCTGCATCTGCGGCAGCTGGTGGTCTGGGGCCAGTGGAGAGAAGCCGTCAAGTACATAAACCGCTTCCTGCCGCCGGCCGACGACCGGGGCGTCGAGACCCGTTCCCTTCTCTTATTCCTCCACACGCTCTGGTCTCTGGCCAACGTCGCCGCGTGCTCAGCGGGCGGCTTCGTCAACGACTCCGTACGCCGCGACCTTCACTTCCTGACGAACCTTTGCTGCCGCAACGTCAAGCTCAACTCCATCCTCCAATACACGCTCCACTCACCGCAATTCAC GGCGTCCCTGGACTGGAAACTGGTGAGGGAGaaggcatcgttgattgccgatGACTGGGCTCTTGAGACTCCTGAGTTAAGACGCATGTTGCAATTACCCGGTGGCCGGGGTCTCGCGCAGGACTTGCTTCCCATCGG CCCCCTTCGTCCAAGGCGCCACCGGAGGCAACAATTCCTGCGGCCAAAGCCGGTGGCCATTGCCAAGGGCTATCTCAACAGGAGGAGGAG CCTGCCATCTTCAAGCCCACTTTATG GATTGCCCGACAATGCAATCAGCCGGGTGGCAGATCCTATTGGTAAAACTAGTCTCTGA